The Methylomonas koyamae genome has a segment encoding these proteins:
- a CDS encoding HAMP domain-containing sensor histidine kinase, translated as MKFKNLLSLKSLIVLGFVVAVIPLFLAVMYAAFGMRETSALGRTVNSQVFEQTKTIRLVLQRASDIERKAKLFVLLSDPELRQPYERQSYETVRASFKQALSDLLKLQVDNRIALLVNELSEKENLIYQQIIGSEGDNNLKLPLDEAFQGLRESSYTLSREFESHVDHEFNELRQMSESLEQGLLIKGAALLAISSAAIALLLLVISRSMRQLDSSIRRLGAGELDEPVTVHGPSDLAFLGNRLEWLRTRLMELESSKQQFMHNVAHEIEAPLAGIRYGAEQMADEAELDGNLRQQDIVRKLGANIDKLQAVSDELLRYSKLSSQSEAKPKQALNMKELLETVVADFQAALTAKAIEMRMLLRPVHISGNAQQLRAIVEQLLDNAVKFSPPKGEIRIMLRDSGTQMELEVEDEGPGIPLDERGHAFEPFYRGKAAQAEGIPEGPGLGLAIVKEYVANHQGHVEIIDARQDQHGARIRVQLPLNEEI; from the coding sequence ATGAAGTTCAAAAATCTGCTGTCCTTGAAATCCCTGATCGTGCTGGGATTTGTCGTTGCCGTGATCCCGCTGTTCCTGGCCGTGATGTATGCCGCATTTGGTATGCGCGAGACGTCGGCCTTGGGCCGCACGGTGAATTCGCAAGTGTTCGAACAGACCAAAACCATCCGTCTGGTGCTGCAGCGGGCGTCCGACATCGAGCGCAAAGCCAAGCTGTTCGTGCTGCTATCCGACCCCGAATTGCGCCAGCCTTACGAACGGCAGTCCTACGAAACGGTAAGGGCATCGTTCAAACAGGCGCTGAGCGATTTGTTGAAACTGCAGGTCGATAACCGTATCGCGTTGCTGGTCAACGAATTGTCGGAAAAGGAAAACCTGATTTACCAGCAAATCATCGGTTCCGAAGGCGACAACAACCTGAAACTGCCGCTGGACGAGGCGTTTCAAGGTTTGCGCGAGTCGTCTTATACGCTGTCGCGCGAGTTCGAAAGCCACGTCGACCACGAATTCAACGAGCTGCGGCAAATGTCCGAATCGCTGGAGCAAGGCCTGTTGATCAAAGGCGCGGCGCTGTTGGCGATATCGTCGGCGGCGATTGCGCTGTTGTTGCTGGTGATCTCGCGCTCGATGCGGCAATTGGACTCGTCGATTCGGCGCCTGGGCGCCGGCGAATTGGACGAGCCGGTGACCGTCCACGGCCCGTCCGATTTGGCCTTTCTCGGCAACCGCCTGGAATGGTTGCGTACCCGGCTGATGGAACTGGAGTCGTCGAAACAGCAATTCATGCACAACGTCGCCCACGAAATCGAAGCGCCGCTGGCCGGCATCCGTTACGGCGCCGAGCAAATGGCCGACGAGGCCGAATTGGACGGCAATTTGCGCCAGCAGGACATCGTCCGCAAGCTGGGCGCCAACATCGACAAACTGCAAGCTGTTTCCGACGAATTGCTGCGCTACAGCAAACTGAGCAGCCAAAGCGAAGCCAAACCCAAGCAGGCGCTGAACATGAAGGAACTGCTGGAGACGGTGGTCGCCGATTTTCAAGCGGCGCTCACGGCCAAAGCCATCGAAATGCGCATGTTGCTGCGGCCGGTACATATTTCCGGCAACGCCCAGCAACTGCGCGCCATCGTCGAGCAGTTGCTGGACAACGCCGTGAAATTTTCGCCGCCGAAAGGCGAGATCCGCATCATGCTGCGCGACTCCGGTACCCAGATGGAATTGGAAGTTGAGGACGAAGGCCCCGGCATCCCGCTGGACGAACGCGGCCATGCCTTCGAGCCGTTCTACCGCGGCAAGGCCGCTCAGGCCGAAGGCATTCCGGAAGGGCCGGGCCTGGGGCTGGCCATCGTTAAGGAATATGTCGCCAACCACCAGGGCCATGTAGAAATCATCGACGCCCGACAAGACCAACACGGCGCCCGCATCCGGGTGCAATTGCCGTTGAACGAGGAGATTTAA
- a CDS encoding response regulator transcription factor, which produces MSDKYTASGNLSGIGYMRVLLVEDDERIVDFVQRGLKAEGYSVEVARSGQEAITLGGEGSFQVIVLDLGLPDMNGRQICERLRGSGVDTPVLMLTARDTVQDKVSGLRAGADDYMTKPFAFEELLARIEVLLRRRGGEIKPEAKELRIADLVLNGETHEVRRGDNPIELTPKEFALLECFMRMPGKVLSRTRILEQVWGYSADPLTNVVDVYIRQLRRKIDDDYEQKLLKTVRGFGYKLEAP; this is translated from the coding sequence ATGAGCGACAAATACACAGCATCCGGCAATCTGAGCGGCATCGGCTACATGCGCGTGCTGTTGGTGGAAGACGACGAACGCATCGTCGATTTCGTCCAGCGCGGTTTGAAGGCGGAAGGTTATTCCGTGGAAGTGGCCCGCAGCGGCCAGGAAGCCATCACGTTGGGCGGCGAAGGTTCGTTCCAGGTGATCGTGCTGGACTTAGGCTTGCCCGATATGAACGGCCGCCAGATTTGCGAACGGCTGCGCGGCAGCGGCGTCGACACGCCGGTGTTGATGCTGACCGCCCGCGACACGGTGCAGGACAAGGTTTCCGGCCTGCGCGCCGGCGCCGACGACTACATGACCAAACCGTTTGCCTTCGAGGAGTTGCTGGCGCGGATCGAAGTGCTGCTCCGCCGCCGCGGCGGCGAAATCAAGCCTGAAGCCAAGGAGCTGCGCATCGCCGACCTGGTGTTGAACGGCGAAACCCACGAAGTGCGGCGCGGCGATAACCCGATCGAGCTGACGCCGAAGGAATTCGCACTGCTGGAGTGCTTCATGCGCATGCCCGGCAAAGTGCTGAGCCGCACCCGAATATTGGAGCAGGTCTGGGGCTACAGCGCCGACCCGCTGACCAACGTGGTCGACGTTTACATCCGCCAGTTGCGCCGTAAAATCGACGACGATTACGAACAAAAACTGCTGAAAACGGTACGCGGTTTCGGCTACAAACTGGAAGCCCCCTAA
- the efpL gene encoding elongation factor P-like protein EfpL — MPKANELKLGTAIEINGEPYVVKHIDVRNPTSRGATTLYKIRFNHMKTKQKLDETFKSDDMLKAADCSRCNVQFSYQDGDTYYFMNSETYDQYALSAEDLEGQTLYLTDGLDGIIMLLMEDSPLGIQLPTTVTLQIVETPPAMKGSSATKRTKTAKLTTGLEVQIPEYIESGELIKINTETGEFSSRA, encoded by the coding sequence GTGCCGAAAGCCAACGAACTGAAACTGGGAACCGCGATCGAAATCAATGGCGAGCCGTACGTGGTCAAACATATCGATGTGCGTAATCCCACCTCGCGCGGCGCAACGACGCTGTACAAAATCCGCTTCAACCACATGAAAACCAAGCAGAAGCTGGATGAAACCTTCAAAAGCGACGATATGCTGAAAGCCGCCGATTGCTCGCGTTGCAACGTGCAGTTCTCCTACCAGGACGGCGACACTTACTACTTCATGAACAGCGAGACTTACGACCAATACGCGCTGTCCGCCGAGGATTTGGAAGGCCAAACCCTATACCTGACCGACGGCCTGGACGGCATCATCATGCTGTTGATGGAGGACTCGCCGCTCGGCATCCAGTTACCGACCACGGTGACATTGCAGATCGTCGAAACCCCGCCGGCGATGAAAGGCTCCAGCGCCACCAAGCGCACCAAGACCGCCAAACTCACCACCGGCCTGGAAGTACAAATTCCCGAATACATCGAGTCCGGCGAACTGATCAAGATCAACACCGAAACCGGCGAATTCTCCTCCAGGGCTTGA
- a CDS encoding polysaccharide biosynthesis/export family protein, with translation MFRLLPIVLALILPGCFLAPGMDMETDSNGLTEIELPARKDGRLVKEKVRVVPITADLIIDKETARQQAVGQLLPVDNSKTSYRIGPQDRLQITVWEHPELNDPGGEKILPEMAGKVVDDNGDLYYPYVGTLHVGGKTIPEVRAELTRELSRYFKKVKLDIRVLSFQAHRVAVVGEVKQPGILAMNETPLTVAEAISRAGGATKDSDMNNVALARDGKLYKLDVQALYEKGLTTQNVLLKDGDVLNVGDQKDSKVYVMGEVGRQQAVQINKGRMSLAQALVEAYGVDFNTSRPGDVYVVRAGDMQPEIFQLNAESPDAMILAEQFPLQAHDTLFVGTAGVTQWSRVLNQILPGSFTAIMSQAALMGM, from the coding sequence ATGTTCAGATTGCTTCCTATTGTGTTGGCCTTAATCCTGCCGGGTTGTTTTCTGGCGCCGGGCATGGACATGGAGACGGACAGTAACGGCTTGACCGAAATCGAATTGCCGGCGCGCAAAGACGGCCGGCTGGTGAAGGAGAAAGTCCGCGTCGTACCGATCACCGCCGACTTGATCATCGACAAGGAAACGGCGCGGCAACAAGCGGTCGGCCAATTGCTGCCGGTGGACAACAGCAAAACCAGCTACCGGATCGGCCCGCAGGATCGCCTGCAAATCACCGTCTGGGAACACCCGGAACTGAACGATCCCGGCGGCGAGAAAATTCTGCCGGAGATGGCCGGCAAGGTGGTCGACGACAACGGCGATCTGTATTACCCCTATGTCGGCACGCTTCACGTCGGCGGCAAAACCATTCCGGAAGTGCGCGCAGAGTTGACCCGGGAATTGTCGCGTTATTTCAAGAAGGTCAAACTCGACATCCGGGTGTTGTCGTTCCAGGCACACCGGGTGGCGGTGGTCGGTGAGGTCAAACAGCCCGGCATCTTGGCGATGAACGAAACCCCGCTGACCGTGGCCGAGGCCATTAGCCGCGCCGGCGGCGCCACCAAGGATTCCGATATGAACAACGTTGCGCTGGCCCGAGACGGCAAACTCTACAAACTGGATGTGCAAGCGCTGTACGAGAAAGGCCTGACCACGCAGAACGTACTATTGAAAGACGGCGACGTGCTGAACGTCGGCGACCAGAAAGACAGCAAAGTCTACGTGATGGGCGAGGTCGGCCGGCAGCAGGCGGTACAGATCAACAAAGGCCGGATGAGTCTGGCGCAAGCGTTGGTCGAGGCCTACGGCGTCGATTTCAATACCTCGCGCCCCGGCGACGTCTACGTGGTGCGCGCCGGCGATATGCAGCCGGAGATTTTCCAACTGAATGCCGAATCGCCCGATGCGATGATTCTGGCCGAGCAATTTCCGCTGCAGGCGCACGACACCCTGTTCGTCGGTACCGCCGGCGTTACCCAATGGTCGCGGGTGTTGAACCAAATCCTGCCCGGTTCGTTTACCGCGATCATGTCGCAAGCGGCGTTGATGGGGATGTAG
- a CDS encoding zinc ribbon domain-containing protein, whose protein sequence is MKHCPKCNREVAPAAAICPHCGIVFAKYYKYHADPQAPATPRPQVTVVIDPAPDSLLGGDAYRDNSAVFLGRCLLLPGFVLWSWLLIAPGIAANAAGESFLHLVNLPFHEAGHVIFRPFGQFVASLGGTLGQLLMPTVCLLTLLLKTRDPFGAGLCLWWIGENFLDIAPYINDARTGQLPLLGGNFGHSAPYGFHDWEYLLTESGLLAQDHRLANAAQLTGAVLMITALLYCGRVLWEQRRGLNRPQQE, encoded by the coding sequence ATGAAACACTGCCCAAAATGCAATCGCGAGGTGGCGCCTGCGGCTGCAATCTGCCCGCACTGCGGCATCGTCTTTGCCAAATACTATAAATACCACGCCGATCCGCAGGCGCCGGCAACGCCACGCCCGCAAGTAACCGTCGTAATAGACCCGGCGCCGGACTCGCTGCTCGGCGGCGACGCCTACCGCGATAACTCGGCCGTGTTTCTGGGCCGCTGCCTGCTGTTGCCGGGCTTTGTACTGTGGAGCTGGCTGCTGATCGCACCCGGCATCGCCGCCAATGCCGCCGGCGAATCGTTTTTGCATTTGGTCAACCTGCCGTTTCACGAAGCCGGCCACGTAATCTTCCGCCCGTTCGGCCAATTCGTCGCCTCGCTGGGCGGCACGCTCGGCCAACTGCTGATGCCGACCGTCTGCCTGCTGACGCTGTTGTTAAAAACCCGCGACCCGTTCGGCGCCGGCTTGTGCTTATGGTGGATAGGCGAAAATTTTCTGGACATCGCGCCCTATATCAACGACGCCCGCACCGGCCAACTGCCGCTGTTGGGCGGCAACTTCGGCCATTCCGCGCCTTACGGTTTTCACGACTGGGAATACTTGCTGACCGAATCCGGCCTGTTGGCGCAGGACCATCGCTTGGCCAACGCGGCGCAACTGACCGGCGCCGTATTAATGATTACGGCCTTGCTTTACTGCGGCCGGGTGTTGTGGGAGCAGCGGCGCGGGCTAAATCGCCCACAGCAAGAATAA
- a CDS encoding undecaprenyl-phosphate glucose phosphotransferase, with translation MPLGFGNIFNGLFRQYGHTVILLLRIVDVAMLLAAAWAAHFFWLREYAVDQHYRIVTALGVLGAIIFFEIGQVYRPWRNDAMRGEVARIVRAWLLALLAVVSIVFLVRLHVWFGSSYRWIASWGVLGLVCVLAARSVMSQILRGLRARGWSQGKIVMVGLNQMAVAAARQLNQSPWAGLQAVGYVDDRSGNRQALNADGLPHLGTLADLPALIDRYGVDEVWVAYQGESLTERAQYQLRHLPVSIRLLIDCFAFKQSKFLSLNTVAGIPTLDFSVSPLHGVNRYIKEAEDRLLALVLLLLISPLMLLIAVGVKLSSPGPVFYRQVRVGWNNRKFTMLKFRSMPVGVESKTGAVWAKPGENRATPFGAFLRKTSLDELPQLLNVLRGDMSLVGPRPERPDFVEVFKEQVPNYMKKHMVKAGITGWAQVNGWRGDTDLHRRIEHDLYYIQNWSLWFDIEIAFRTVLTGFIHKNAY, from the coding sequence ATGCCGCTCGGCTTCGGAAATATTTTCAACGGACTTTTTCGCCAATACGGCCACACCGTGATTCTGCTTTTGCGGATCGTCGATGTGGCGATGCTGTTAGCCGCAGCTTGGGCTGCGCATTTTTTCTGGCTGCGCGAATACGCGGTCGATCAACACTATCGGATCGTCACCGCGCTGGGCGTGCTCGGCGCCATCATTTTCTTCGAAATCGGCCAGGTTTACCGGCCCTGGCGCAACGATGCGATGCGCGGCGAAGTGGCGCGCATCGTTCGGGCCTGGTTGTTGGCGTTGTTGGCGGTGGTTTCCATCGTGTTCCTGGTGCGGTTACATGTCTGGTTCGGTTCCAGTTACCGCTGGATTGCCTCCTGGGGTGTGCTGGGCTTGGTCTGCGTATTGGCTGCGCGCTCGGTAATGTCGCAGATTTTGCGCGGGTTGCGGGCGCGGGGCTGGTCGCAAGGCAAAATCGTTATGGTCGGTTTGAATCAAATGGCGGTGGCCGCGGCGCGGCAATTGAACCAGTCGCCCTGGGCCGGTTTGCAGGCGGTAGGTTACGTCGACGACCGCAGCGGCAACCGCCAGGCGCTGAACGCCGACGGCCTGCCGCACTTGGGTACGCTGGCCGATTTGCCGGCGCTGATCGACCGCTACGGCGTCGACGAAGTCTGGGTGGCCTATCAAGGCGAGTCGCTGACCGAACGCGCCCAATACCAGTTGCGGCATCTGCCGGTCAGCATCCGGCTGCTGATCGATTGCTTTGCCTTCAAACAAAGCAAATTCCTGAGCCTGAACACGGTGGCCGGAATTCCGACCCTGGATTTTTCGGTGTCGCCGCTGCACGGCGTCAACCGCTACATCAAAGAAGCCGAAGACCGTTTGCTGGCTTTGGTTTTGCTGCTGCTGATCAGTCCGCTGATGTTGCTGATCGCCGTCGGCGTCAAGTTGAGTTCGCCCGGTCCGGTGTTTTACCGCCAGGTCAGGGTGGGCTGGAACAACCGCAAATTCACGATGTTGAAATTCCGTTCGATGCCGGTCGGCGTAGAGTCCAAAACCGGTGCGGTTTGGGCTAAGCCCGGCGAGAATCGGGCCACGCCGTTCGGTGCCTTCCTGCGCAAAACCAGCCTGGACGAACTGCCGCAATTGCTCAACGTGTTGCGCGGCGACATGTCCTTGGTCGGACCGCGCCCGGAACGGCCGGATTTCGTCGAAGTGTTCAAGGAACAAGTCCCCAATTACATGAAAAAACACATGGTCAAGGCCGGCATCACCGGCTGGGCCCAAGTCAACGGCTGGCGCGGCGATACCGATTTGCATCGGCGCATCGAGCACGACTTGTATTACATCCAGAACTGGTCGTTGTGGTTCGATATCGAGATCGCTTTCCGCACCGTGCTGACCGGTTTTATCCACAAAAACGCTTATTAA
- the aat gene encoding leucyl/phenylalanyl-tRNA--protein transferase, giving the protein MQLTLLDSDHPEQAFPPLHKALKEPNGLLAFGGCLSPKRIVNAYRHGAFPWFNPGEPILWWSPDPRLVLFPEHLQVSRSLAKTLRKGRFEIRYDTAFKEVIAACAAPRSDSRGTWITDDMRRAYQTLHHLGIAHSCEAWRDGKLAGGLYGLAIGQVFFGESMFHRETDASKVAFVNLVERLSAWGYRLIDCQVRSEHLLSLGAEEIPRQRFAELLERLCTQAPAAEAWR; this is encoded by the coding sequence ATGCAACTCACCTTACTCGACTCCGACCATCCCGAGCAGGCATTTCCGCCGCTGCACAAGGCGCTGAAAGAACCGAACGGCCTGCTCGCCTTCGGCGGCTGCCTGTCGCCGAAACGCATCGTCAACGCTTACCGCCACGGCGCGTTTCCTTGGTTCAATCCGGGCGAGCCCATCCTGTGGTGGTCGCCGGACCCGCGTCTGGTGCTGTTTCCGGAACATCTGCAAGTCTCGCGCAGCCTGGCCAAAACCCTGCGCAAAGGCCGGTTCGAGATCCGCTACGATACTGCTTTCAAAGAAGTGATTGCCGCCTGCGCCGCACCGCGCAGCGACAGCCGCGGTACTTGGATCACCGACGACATGCGCCGGGCTTACCAGACCCTGCACCATCTCGGCATCGCCCATAGCTGCGAGGCCTGGCGCGACGGCAAACTGGCCGGCGGCCTGTACGGCCTGGCCATCGGCCAGGTCTTCTTCGGCGAGTCGATGTTCCACCGCGAAACCGACGCCTCGAAAGTGGCGTTCGTCAATCTGGTCGAACGCTTGAGCGCTTGGGGTTACCGCTTGATCGATTGCCAGGTGCGCAGCGAACATTTGCTCAGCCTCGGCGCCGAAGAAATCCCGCGCCAACGCTTCGCCGAATTGCTGGAACGGCTTTGTACCCAAGCGCCTGCGGCCGAGGCGTGGCGCTAA
- a CDS encoding sensor histidine kinase produces the protein MFRFRLAIVMFVSFGFVLSLGVALYLGADEMALHFQHSQTAYETFDDYEQLSQEAYRHFKQRMDRLITANPNSETGVESSKQRLQAAIQALRETAVKEPVIGGEAWVDKPAELERVAHLTAFLEASEYRFEEVERLRLQGKLANAVQALTKFTEEEIDGKFQPLIDAAIDAEREKAKQAKRELESLVRQSRLTAILASVTAALFSLMSGILLMRRFRRPIQALMKGTDEIASGNLEYRIKLDTRDEFAYLASHFNQMAQELEVQQNKLRESRAVLEQRVAERTLELNLLNDELKRMDKARREFLADISHELRTPITVIRGEAEVTLRGEDRSTEEYKDALQRIVELAMQLGKYVNDLLFLARAETAHLQFEWGKVDLTELVGNAVEDFQVMAEERSLSVSFVGPEHPVWVRGDKQRLRQVLFILGENACRYSNPGGHISVALWVQGKEASFSLTDRGIGIPSGDLERIFERHFRSDNAQSSRDEGSGLGLPMAKSITKAHGGRVAVESRENSGSTFTVTLPLLPST, from the coding sequence ATGTTTCGGTTTCGGCTGGCCATCGTCATGTTCGTTTCGTTCGGCTTCGTCCTTAGCTTGGGCGTGGCCCTGTATCTGGGCGCCGACGAAATGGCGCTACACTTCCAGCACAGCCAGACCGCTTACGAAACCTTCGACGATTACGAACAGCTATCGCAGGAAGCCTACCGCCATTTCAAACAGCGCATGGACCGGCTGATCACCGCGAATCCGAATTCGGAGACCGGCGTCGAATCGTCGAAGCAGCGGCTGCAGGCGGCGATCCAGGCGCTCAGGGAAACCGCAGTCAAGGAACCGGTGATCGGCGGCGAGGCTTGGGTCGACAAACCGGCCGAACTGGAACGGGTAGCGCATTTGACCGCCTTTCTGGAAGCCAGCGAATACCGCTTCGAAGAGGTGGAGCGCCTACGCCTGCAAGGCAAGCTGGCCAACGCCGTGCAAGCCTTGACCAAATTTACCGAAGAAGAAATCGACGGCAAATTTCAGCCGCTGATCGATGCCGCGATCGACGCCGAACGCGAAAAAGCCAAGCAAGCCAAACGCGAGCTGGAAAGCCTGGTGCGCCAGTCGCGGCTGACGGCGATTCTGGCTTCGGTGACCGCCGCGCTGTTCAGCCTGATGTCCGGTATTCTGTTGATGCGCCGCTTCCGCCGGCCGATCCAGGCCTTGATGAAAGGCACCGACGAAATCGCCAGCGGCAATCTGGAATACCGGATCAAACTCGATACCCGCGACGAATTCGCCTATCTGGCCAGCCACTTCAACCAAATGGCGCAAGAACTCGAAGTGCAGCAGAACAAATTGCGCGAGAGCCGGGCGGTACTGGAACAACGGGTGGCGGAACGCACCCTGGAATTGAACCTGCTGAACGACGAACTGAAGCGGATGGACAAGGCCCGCCGCGAATTTTTGGCCGACATCAGCCACGAACTGCGCACGCCGATTACGGTAATCCGCGGCGAGGCCGAAGTCACCTTGCGCGGCGAAGACCGCTCCACCGAAGAATATAAGGATGCGCTGCAACGCATCGTCGAACTGGCGATGCAACTCGGCAAATACGTCAACGATTTGTTGTTTCTAGCTCGCGCCGAAACCGCCCATCTGCAATTCGAGTGGGGCAAGGTCGATCTGACGGAGCTGGTCGGCAATGCGGTCGAGGATTTTCAGGTCATGGCCGAGGAGCGTTCGCTGAGCGTATCGTTCGTGGGGCCGGAGCATCCGGTTTGGGTACGCGGCGATAAGCAGCGGTTAAGGCAGGTGCTTTTTATTTTGGGAGAAAATGCGTGCCGCTACTCAAATCCCGGCGGACATATTTCGGTAGCCTTATGGGTGCAGGGTAAGGAAGCGAGTTTCAGCCTTACCGACCGGGGTATCGGCATTCCCAGCGGGGATTTGGAACGCATTTTCGAACGCCACTTCCGCAGCGATAACGCGCAAAGTTCGCGCGACGAAGGCTCCGGCCTGGGCCTGCCGATGGCAAAATCGATTACCAAGGCGCACGGCGGTCGCGTCGCGGTGGAGAGCCGGGAAAACTCGGGCTCGACCTTTACCGTGACCTTACCGCTGCTGCCGAGCACATAG
- a CDS encoding arginyltransferase, which produces MSSLPIWLDGARACGYLPDRQARSGFVHPSVAMTPQLYSQLIALGFRRSGDYVYKPYCPSCQACIPTRLPVASFKPDRKQKRCRKRNADTRSVIRPAEFDPRHFDLYRRYLAARHDDPDKEPVSAEDYLNFLGSRWCDTRFVEFLIGGRLAAVAVVDIVDDGLSAVYTFFDPEFAEFSPGVYAVLWQIETAAQWGLPYLYLGFWIEDCRKMRYKIEYQPLLGLVGDRWQPLSNHTFNEE; this is translated from the coding sequence ATGAGCAGCTTGCCGATCTGGCTGGACGGCGCACGCGCCTGCGGTTATCTGCCCGACCGCCAGGCCCGCTCAGGCTTCGTGCATCCGTCGGTGGCGATGACGCCGCAGCTCTACTCGCAACTGATCGCACTGGGCTTCCGCCGCAGCGGCGATTACGTTTACAAACCCTATTGCCCATCCTGCCAAGCCTGCATACCGACCCGGCTGCCGGTCGCGTCGTTCAAGCCGGACCGCAAGCAAAAGCGTTGCCGCAAGCGGAACGCCGACACCCGCAGCGTGATCAGACCGGCCGAATTCGATCCGCGCCATTTCGACTTATACCGGCGTTACCTGGCGGCTCGCCACGACGATCCGGACAAGGAGCCGGTCTCGGCGGAAGACTATCTGAATTTTCTCGGCAGCCGCTGGTGCGATACCCGCTTCGTCGAGTTTTTGATCGGCGGCCGCTTAGCTGCGGTTGCGGTGGTGGATATCGTCGACGACGGCCTGTCGGCGGTCTATACCTTCTTCGATCCCGAGTTCGCCGAGTTCAGCCCCGGCGTTTATGCGGTTTTGTGGCAAATCGAAACCGCCGCACAATGGGGCTTGCCTTACCTTTATCTGGGGTTTTGGATCGAAGACTGTCGTAAAATGCGCTACAAAATCGAATATCAGCCGCTGCTCGGCTTGGTCGGCGACCGGTGGCAACCCCTTTCAAACCACACATTCAACGAGGAATAA
- a CDS encoding 2-isopropylmalate synthase, with protein sequence MKDQLIIFDTTLRDGEQSPGASMTRDEKVRIARALERMKVDVIEAGFPAASQGDFEAVQAVADAIKDSTVCGLARALDKDIDRAGEALKGANSSRIHTFIATSPIHMAKKLNMQPDQVIDYAVKAVKRARQYTDNVEFSPEDAGRSEEDFLCRILEAVIDAGATTLNIPDTVGYSMPQQFGATIANLIQRIPNSDKAIFSVHCHNDLGLAVANSLAAVMNGARQVECTINGLGERAGNASLEEVVMAIRTRQDFFQCDTRLDTREIVTCSKLVSSITGFPVQPNKAIVGANAFAHESGIHQDGVLKNRETYEIMRAEDVGWTTNRMVLGKHSGRNAFKTRMAELGVEFSGEADLNDAFYRFKQLADKKHEIFDEDLQALISEQSFEAEDEHIKLVALKVCSETGEVPNATVTILVDGKEMTGSATGGGAVDASLKAIESLVQTGATLALYSVNNITTGTDSQGEVTIRLEMAGRIVNGSGADTDIVIASAKAYINAVNKLQSPDQRQHPQKGDV encoded by the coding sequence ATGAAAGACCAATTGATTATTTTCGATACCACGTTGCGCGACGGCGAGCAAAGCCCCGGCGCGTCGATGACCCGCGACGAAAAAGTCCGCATCGCCCGCGCTTTGGAGCGGATGAAAGTCGACGTGATCGAAGCCGGCTTCCCGGCCGCCAGCCAGGGCGATTTCGAAGCGGTACAAGCCGTTGCCGACGCGATCAAAGACAGTACGGTCTGCGGCTTGGCCCGTGCCTTGGACAAGGACATAGACCGCGCCGGCGAAGCGTTGAAAGGCGCCAACAGTTCGCGCATTCACACCTTCATCGCCACCTCGCCGATTCACATGGCGAAGAAGCTGAACATGCAGCCGGACCAAGTCATCGACTACGCGGTCAAGGCCGTCAAACGCGCCCGCCAGTACACCGACAATGTCGAGTTTTCGCCGGAAGACGCCGGTCGCTCGGAAGAGGATTTCTTGTGCCGAATTTTGGAAGCGGTCATCGACGCCGGCGCCACGACCTTGAACATCCCCGACACCGTCGGTTACAGCATGCCGCAACAGTTTGGCGCCACCATCGCCAATTTGATCCAGCGTATCCCCAACTCCGACAAGGCCATTTTCTCCGTACATTGCCATAACGACTTGGGCTTGGCGGTTGCCAACTCGTTGGCGGCGGTGATGAACGGCGCCCGCCAGGTGGAATGCACCATCAATGGCTTGGGCGAACGCGCCGGCAATGCTTCGCTGGAAGAAGTGGTGATGGCGATACGCACCCGCCAGGACTTTTTCCAGTGCGACACTCGCCTGGACACCCGCGAGATCGTCACCTGTTCGAAACTGGTGTCGTCGATTACCGGCTTCCCGGTGCAGCCCAACAAGGCCATAGTCGGCGCCAACGCCTTCGCTCACGAGTCCGGCATCCATCAGGACGGCGTCCTGAAGAACCGCGAGACTTACGAAATCATGCGCGCCGAGGACGTGGGCTGGACCACTAACCGCATGGTGTTGGGCAAGCATTCCGGCCGTAACGCTTTCAAGACCCGGATGGCGGAATTGGGCGTGGAGTTTAGTGGCGAAGCCGATTTGAACGATGCCTTTTACCGCTTTAAACAACTGGCCGACAAAAAGCACGAGATTTTCGACGAAGACTTGCAGGCCTTGATTTCCGAGCAAAGTTTCGAAGCCGAGGACGAGCACATCAAACTGGTGGCGCTGAAAGTCTGCTCCGAAACCGGCGAAGTGCCGAACGCCACCGTGACGATTCTGGTCGACGGCAAGGAAATGACAGGTAGCGCCACCGGCGGCGGCGCGGTCGATGCCAGCCTGAAGGCCATCGAAAGCTTGGTGCAAACCGGCGCGACACTGGCGTTGTACTCGGTCAATAACATCACCACCGGCACCGATTCGCAAGGCGAAGTGACGATCAGACTGGAAATGGCCGGCCGCATCGTCAACGGTTCCGGCGCCGACACCGACATCGTCATCGCCTCGGCCAAGGCTTACATCAACGCGGTCAACAAACTGCAAAGCCCGGATCAGCGCCAGCACCCGCAAAAGGGCGACGTCTAA